One Dioscorea cayenensis subsp. rotundata cultivar TDr96_F1 chromosome 15, TDr96_F1_v2_PseudoChromosome.rev07_lg8_w22 25.fasta, whole genome shotgun sequence genomic region harbors:
- the LOC120277687 gene encoding uncharacterized protein LOC120277687, producing MAVEYPSLPFYGHDESLSSLNKGNFLEMLEWYSLRNDNVFRLVNQNAPVNDQMTSPKIQKELANACAIEITCAIVDDIEDKCFSLMIDEARDVSVKEQTGVVLRYLSKNGYVIEWFLAMVHVPNTSAISLKNAIDYLFAKHGFSLSRLRGQGYDGASNMRRRIQWFEGTCPKRKSIRKWKHHTKGMTNFGNITMIVLDVQNVHNDGASNDNKVIAGSSLQDLRETGWEAFLEEVRSFWEKNSIPVPNMEDNMRIHGHFRWEGQVITHFHHFCLEIFYEAIDLIAQEMQNHFPKTSTKLPLLQSCFDPMDSFSKYNIHKLLRLAELYLENFTMTEHMMLEDQLPTFIYNVWHDADFINVGDLGGFARKMVVTSKRIIFPLIHRFYELALVLLVATVSVERVFTAMNIVKTDLRNKMGDEWMNDIMFVYINGRFCNY from the exons ATGGCGGTTGAATACC CGAGTTTGCCTTTCTATGGACATGATGAGTCCTTGAGCTCATTGAACAAGGGCAATTTCCTTGAGATGCTCGAGTGGTATAGCCTACGGAATGATAATGTTTTCAGGCTGGTCAATCAAAACGCTCCTGTAAATGATCAAATGACTTCTCCGAAAATTCAGAAGGAGTTAGCAAATGCTTGCGCAATAGAGATTACATGTGctattgttgatgatattgaaGATAAGTGTTTTTCTCTTATGATTGATGAAGCCCGGGATGTGTCAGTGAAGGAGCAAACGGGAGTTGTTCTGCGATATCTGAGTAAGAATGGGTATGTGATAGAGTGGTTCCTTGCTATGGTTCATGTTCCAAATACATCAGCTATTTCATTGAAGAATGCCATTGATTATCTATTTGCCAAACATGGGTTTTCTCTTTCAAGACTAAGGGGACAAGGATATGATGGGGCTTCAAATATGCGGAGGAgaattcaatggtttgaaggCACTTGtcctaaaagaaaatccatACGCAAG TGGAAGCATCATACAAAAGGAATGACCAACTTTGGCAACATCACCATGATAG TGTTAGATGTCCAAAATGTGCATAATGATGGTGCTTCTAATGATAATAAAGTCATAGCAGgaa GCTCGCTTCAAGACTTGAGGGAGACGGGATGGGAGGCATTTTTGGAGGAAGTTAGATCCTTTTGGGAAAAAAACTCTATCCCGGTGCCTAATATGGAGGATAATATGAGAATTCATGGTCATTTTAGATGGGAAGGGCAAGTTATTACTCATTTTCACCATTTCTGCCTTGAAATTTTCTATGAG GCCATTGATTTGATTGCACAAGAAATGCAAAACCACTTCCCAAAAACTAGCACAAAGTTACCTCTTCTTCAGTCATGCTTTGATCCAATGGACTCATTCTCTAAATACAACATCCACAAGCTACTTCGTCTTGCAGAACTTTATCTCGAAAATTTCACAATGACTGAGCACATGATGCTTGAGGATCAACTTCCcacttttatttataatgtatgGCATGATGcagattttataaatgttggggACTTAGGAGGTTTTGCTAGGAAGATGGTTGTGACAAGCAAACGTATTATTTTTCCACTCATTCATCGCTTTTACGAGTTGGCATTGGTTTTACTAGTTGCAACAGttagtgttgagagggtgtttACGGCGATGAATATTGTAAAAACTGACTTACGCAATAAAATGGGAGATGAGTGGATGAATGATATTATGTTTGTCTATATTAACGGGAGGTTTTGCAACTATTGA